A stretch of the Ornithodoros turicata isolate Travis chromosome 4, ASM3712646v1, whole genome shotgun sequence genome encodes the following:
- the LOC135391265 gene encoding plasminogen receptor (KT)-like, with protein MGLFMSKTVEDPVKRQQDQQEIILEMQTLQIERQIYMRYLMHQRMLALKIANARELFLWLTAFYTVSSVGLLVGYQRTKTVKMLVPMVPLTFLVAYQGDLAYGSKLSRIKDEAENIMDFEAELLELPHQVPTVGGIDEARERTKDEQSFSKAHDIFL; from the exons ATGGGACTCTTTATGAGTAAAACAGTCGAAGACCCTGTCAAGCGCCAACAAGACCAACAAGAAATCATATTGGAGATGCAGACATTACAG aTTGAAAGACAGATCTACATGAGGTACCTGATGCATCAGCGAATGCTAGCTCTAAAAATTGCAAATGCACGTGAACTTTTCCTCTGGCTAACAGCATTCTACACCGTCTCATCAGTTGGACTGCTCGTTGG GTACCAGCGAACAAAGACAGTGAAGATGCTGGTTCCAATGGTTCCGCTAACGTTCCTAGTAGCTTACCAGGGAGATCTGGCTTATGGCAGCAAGTTATCTCGCATTAAAG ACGAGGCAGagaacataatggattttgagGCAGAGCTGCTGGAACTACCTCATCAAGTTCCCACAGTGGGAGGTATCGATGAAGCACGTGAGCGAACGAAAGATGAGCAAAGCTTTTCTAAAGCTCACGATATTTTCTTGTGA